The window GTTGATGATGAGCCCGCGCGAGCCGACGAGTTGGACCACGTCGGAACCGACGAGGACGCCAACGACGAGCACCGGCGCAAACGCGACGAGGAGCAGCAGGTTCGTCACCGGTCCCGCGAGGGCGATGAGGCCGTGTTCGCGCTCCGTGAGCACGCCGCGGTGGTAGACCGCGCCGGGCGCGGCGAAGATGAACCCGACGAGCGCGCTCATGATTGCGACCGCGAGCATGCCGTAGTCCGCGCGAAACTCGGCGACCTGATTGAACCTGATGGCGACGACCTTGTGGGCGACCTCGTGGAGGAGAAAGCCCACGCCGGCCGTCAGGAGACTCACGACGAGCGCGAGGCCGAACGACCCGCTCGTCAGCAGTTGGATGGTGCGGTTGCCGCCGCCAGCGAAGAAGATGGCGAAGGCGAGGCCGAGCGCGACCCACGCGACGAGCAGGTCGCGGAGTTCGCGCGAGGAAAAGGAGACGTTCACGTCAGGGACCTCCAGATGAGGTCGGCACTGTTGCGCGCGCCCTCGAACATCAGATTCGTCACGCCCGCGATGCCGCCGAGGTCGGAGGCGATGACGGGGATGACGTACGTGACGAAGAGGAAGCTGGCGATGATGCTCCCGATGTTCGTCATGGCGACGACCATGATGAGCTTGAACAGCGGCACGTCGAACATCTGGCCGACGAGTTCGACGATGGGCGTCTCCTCGTCGGAGAGCAGTTCGTTCAGTTTGCCGATGTCGCCGACGTTGACCGGCGTGTGCCGGAGTTCGACGTAGCCGGTGAACCAGCCGGGCGCGAGAAGCGGGTTGATGGAGGTCATCCACGCGACGAGACCGCCGACGAGGGCGGAGGTCCACCGCGCGCCGGCGACCTTGGCGAGGGCGGCGGCGAACACGCCGTTGATGAGGAACCACGCGCCGAAGATGGTCAAGAGCCGTTCGTTGCCGACGCCGGCCATCGCGAGGAGGACGAAGAAGGCGACGAACACGGCGGTGACGCCGAAGCCGAGCAGTTTGCCCCACGGGAAGCCGTCCTTTTCGGCGACGCCGACGAGCGACTCCATCGGCGGGAGCGTCTCGGGGTGTTCGAGGTAGTTCTCGATGCCCTCGCGGTGGCCCGCGCCGACGATGGCGACCACGTGCCGACCGGACTGCCGGAGTGCGACGAGTTGGTGGGCAATGTAGGCGTCGCGCTCGTCGATGAGCGCCTCAGCGCCGCCGGGGCTGAACCGGCGGAACTCCTCCATCATGGCCGAGACCACGTCGCCGTCTGTCAGTTCGGCCATGTCGAACTCCTCGTAGTCGGCGTCGCCCTCGGCGGGCGCGAACAGGCCGAAGGCGTTCAGGACCGCGCCGGCGGTGATGCCCACGACGACGCCCGCAAGGACGCCGATAACGAGGCTCCCGACGATGGCGGTTCCGAGGCTCCCGAGGATACCCGAGACGAGACCGGTTCCAATTCCGAGGCCGAAGCCGGCGACGATACCGATTGCCGCGCCGCCGCCGAGGCCCGCGAGAACCGCGTCGTCGCCGTCGAGGGAGAACGAGGCGACGGTGTAGAGCATGTACGCGGCCGCGGCGCCGAGGACCGCGGCGGTGGCGGTGCGCGTCAACAGGAGGTCGGTGACGCCGACCGCGCCCCCGAACAGGCCGACGAGCGGCCCGAGGAAGACGCCGACGGCGATGCCCAACACCGCGCCGACCCCGCGGGCGTCGGCGACGCCGAACAGGAGGTCGCCGGCCATGCGTATCTTTTCGAGCGTGCCCATCCGCCGCCAGAAGCGCTGGATGGTCACCTGGATGTCGCGGTCGACGAGCGCCACGTCGAGGCCTTCCTCTTCGGCGGTCTCGACCGCCGCGAGCATGTCCGCGCCGGGCTTCACGTCGAACTTGTCTCCCATCTGCGACTGGACGTACGAGAGCATCCAGTAGGCGATAAACTGGAAGACGGTGTTGCCGCGAAGCAGGTCGCGCGCTTCGATGTCGTCGGGCGTTCCGCCCTTCATCTGCCGGTAGCGCCCCTCGTCGAGTTCGACCGCGACGACGTCGGGACGCTCCTCCCTGACGGTCTCTTCGACCTCTCTGACGCTGTCGGCCGAGACGTGGGCCGTGCCGACGACGCGGACGTGACCCTCGCCGGGCGACGAATCGTTCATCGCCGGGTTTACCGCCCCACGGTTTTTATCCGTGTCGGCATCTCCCACGAACTATGCAGGATTTCGACGCGCGAACCCCGACGCCCGCCCACGAGACGGCCATCGACTGCCTGCAGGCCGGCGTCGAGGCCGTCCTACCCGACCGCGTCGTCCGCGAATCCGTGTCGCTCGACGGCGACACCCTGACCGTCGCGGACGAGACCTACGACCTGACCGCCTACGACCGCATCCTCGTCGTCGGCGGGGGCAAAGCCGGTGACGGCGTCGCGGACGCCCTCGAAGCCGTCCTCGGCGACCGCATCGACGACGGCGTCGTGGTGACGCCCGACCCGACGCCGAGCCCCGACGGGCGCATCGAGCGACTCCCCGGCGACCACCCGGTCCCCTCCGCGCGCGGCGTCGAGAGCACCCGGCGGCTCGTGGACCTCATCTCCGACCTCGACGACCGGACGCTCGTCCTCGCCGCCATCACCGGCGGCGCGAGCGCGGTCCTCCCGGCTCCCGCCGAGGGCGTCTCGCTCGCCGAGTTGCAGGAGACGACCGACAGACTGCTCGAAAGCGGCGCGGAGATTCACGACCTCAACGCGGTCAGAAAGCACGTTTCGACGCTGAAGGGCGGCGGTCTCGCGCGCCTCGCCGCGCCCGCGACGGTCGTCGGCCTCGTCCTCTCGGACGTGGTCGGAAACGACCTCGGCGTCATCGCCTCCGGCCCGACTGCGCCCGACGAGACGACCTACGACGACGCCCTCGACGTGCTGGACCGCTTCGACCTCGACGTGCCGAAATCGGTCCGAACGCGCCTCGCCCGCGGCTCGGCGGGCGACGTTCCGGAGACGCCGAAGCCCGGCGACCCGGTGTTCGACCGGGTGACGAACCACGTTCTCGCGGACACCTTCACCGCGCTCGACGCCGCCCGCGAGGTGGCCGACGAACGCGGTTACGACCCGCTCGTCCTCTCGTCTCGCGTGCGCGGCGAGGCGCGCGAGGCCGCGAAGACCCACGTCGCCGTCGCGGAAGAGTCGCTTGCGACCGGAAACCCGATTGCCGCGCCCGCCGTGGTCCTCTCGGGTGGCGAATGCACCGTGACGGTCCGCGGCGACGGCGACGGCGGCCCGAATCTCGAATTCTGCCTCGCGGCCGCCGCGGAACTCCCCGACGAGGCCGTCCTCGCCAGCATCGACAGCGACGGGAAAGACGGCGGGACGGAGGTCGCGGGCGCGGTCGTGGACTCGTCGACCGTCGACGCAGGTGACGCTCACGACGCGCTGGCGAGAAACGACGCGCTCCCGGTGCTTCGAGAGGCCGACGCGCTCGTCGAGTCCGGCGCGACGGGGACGAACGTCAACGACCTGCGCGTCGTCGTGGTCGGCGAGGGCGTCTGAGCGCCGACAGTTTCGCGGGCGACGGACAACAGGTTTGTATCCTCCGGCGGAGTACCTCACTCCATGGCCGGTTTGTTGCCCTCTACCCCCGACACCTCCGCCGCGGACGAATCCTCCCCGCGGGTCATCGGACTCGACGACGACGAGGCGTCGGACCTCCTATCGGCGCTCTCCTCGGAAACGGCCCGCCGCGTGCTCGCCGCGCTCCACGAAACGCCGACGAACGCCGCGGACCTCGCAGAGCGCGTCGACACGTCGCTCCAGAACGTCCAGTACCATCTCCGAAAGCTCGACGACGCGGGCCTCGTCGAGGTGGTCGACACCGTCTACTCCGAGAAGGGCCGCGAGATGAAGGTGTACGCGCCCGCCGACAGGCCGCTGGTCGTCGTCGCCGCCGGCGAGGAGACCCGGACGGGCCTCGCGTCCATGCTGTCGAGTCTGCTCGGCGGCGTCGCCGTCTTGGGTCTGCTCTCGGCGTTCGTCCAGTGGGTCGCCACGCGCGGCCTCGGCGTCCTCGGCGGGGCTGGCGGTGCGGCTGAGTCCGCCGACGCCGGGACGGTCTCGACGATGGCTGCGGAGGCCGCGCCCGCGGCGGCGCAGGGAATCCCGCCGGGGCTCGCCTTCTTCGCCGGCGGCCTCGTCATCCTGCTCGTCATCGCGGCCGTCCAGTTCGCCAGACGCTGAGGCTCCGCGGGAGCGGACGGCGACCGCGTCGGCGACTCGTTCTGGGGTAACTATTCGTACTCCGACCAACTACAGCATAGCATGAAACACCGTGCCGTGGTCCGCGGTATCGGGGTCGGCGTCGGCGAAGACGGCTCGAACGTCCCGGCGGTCGTCCTCGAAGCGCGCGACGAGTTCCTGCCCATCGTCATCACGTCGGACCAGGCCCAGGCCATCCAACTCGGCCTCTCCGGCGAGCAGTTCGAGCGCCCGCTGACCCACGACCTCCTGGTCGAGATGGTGACGGAGTTCGGCGGAGCTATCGACAGCATCCGCATCGACGACCTCTCGAACGGCACGTTCCTCGCCAAGGTCGACGCGGAGCGATACCACGACGGGGAGGCGCGGACGTTCGTCTTCGACGCCCGCCCGAGCGACGCCATCGCACTCGCCATCCGCGTGGACTGCCCCATCCTCGTCTCCGACGAGGTGCTCGACGCCGCCGGGCAGTCGCCCGAGGCGTTCGACGCCGACTTCGACGAGTGAACCGGGGGCGTCGCCGCCGCGCCCCACGATTTCAAGCCCCCTCGGCGTGACTCTGCTCGCATGAGCGAATCCACCGCGACGCTCGACGAGTCGCGCACCGAGATGACCGAGCTCCTCCTGCCGAACGACACCAACAACCTCGGGCGAGCCCTCGGTGGGGCGGTCCTCCACTGGATGGACATCTGCGGGGCCATCGCGGCGATGCGATTCTCGAACCGGCAGTGCGTCACCGCGTCGATGGACCACGTCGACTTCATCAGCCCCATCGACCTCGGCGAGGTGGCCGTCATGGAGGCGTACGTGTTCAACGTCGGCCGGACCAGCGTGGACGTGAAAGTCGACGTACACGCCGAGAACCCGAAGACCGACGAACTACGGAAGACGACCACCTCCTTCCTGACGTTCGTCGCCCTCGACGACGACGGGAAGCCGACGCCCGTCCCCCGACTCGTCTGCGAGACGGACGAGGAAGAGGAACTCCGCGCCGAGGCGGTCGCCGCCCGCGCCGACCAGCTCGAATCCGTCATCGAGCGCATGGAGAACTGAGACGACCAGCGCCGAACCCTTTTCCCGGACCGCGACCGACTGACGACCATGCTCGACGTTCCCGTCCCGGACCCGCCGTCGCTCCCGACGGTGGACCCGAACCAGTACGACGACGCGCAGGTGGCGGCCGACGCCGACTTCAAGCGCGCCGAGTTGGAGGAGTTCCTCGAAGCCGGCGCGTGGGCCGACGCCTTCGAGGCGTGGGCCGCGGAGACGCCCGTCACCGAGGCGCAGTGGGAAATCGTCCTCGACCTCGACCTCCTTTCCCACTTCGACTTCTTCTGGGACGACTTCGCGGACCGCGTCGGCTACCACGCGCCGGGCATTCCCGAAGACTGGAAGGAGCGCGA of the Haloferax sp. Atlit-12N genome contains:
- a CDS encoding metalloprotease, yielding MNVSFSSRELRDLLVAWVALGLAFAIFFAGGGNRTIQLLTSGSFGLALVVSLLTAGVGFLLHEVAHKVVAIRFNQVAEFRADYGMLAVAIMSALVGFIFAAPGAVYHRGVLTEREHGLIALAGPVTNLLLLVAFAPVLVVGVLVGSDVVQLVGSRGLIINAFLAAFNMLPFGSLDGKTVKAWSTPVFAGVLALSILLTVGLFLFVGF
- a CDS encoding TraB/GumN family protein, with translation MNDSSPGEGHVRVVGTAHVSADSVREVEETVREERPDVVAVELDEGRYRQMKGGTPDDIEARDLLRGNTVFQFIAYWMLSYVQSQMGDKFDVKPGADMLAAVETAEEEGLDVALVDRDIQVTIQRFWRRMGTLEKIRMAGDLLFGVADARGVGAVLGIAVGVFLGPLVGLFGGAVGVTDLLLTRTATAAVLGAAAAYMLYTVASFSLDGDDAVLAGLGGGAAIGIVAGFGLGIGTGLVSGILGSLGTAIVGSLVIGVLAGVVVGITAGAVLNAFGLFAPAEGDADYEEFDMAELTDGDVVSAMMEEFRRFSPGGAEALIDERDAYIAHQLVALRQSGRHVVAIVGAGHREGIENYLEHPETLPPMESLVGVAEKDGFPWGKLLGFGVTAVFVAFFVLLAMAGVGNERLLTIFGAWFLINGVFAAALAKVAGARWTSALVGGLVAWMTSINPLLAPGWFTGYVELRHTPVNVGDIGKLNELLSDEETPIVELVGQMFDVPLFKLIMVVAMTNIGSIIASFLFVTYVIPVIASDLGGIAGVTNLMFEGARNSADLIWRSLT
- a CDS encoding glycerate kinase; the protein is MQDFDARTPTPAHETAIDCLQAGVEAVLPDRVVRESVSLDGDTLTVADETYDLTAYDRILVVGGGKAGDGVADALEAVLGDRIDDGVVVTPDPTPSPDGRIERLPGDHPVPSARGVESTRRLVDLISDLDDRTLVLAAITGGASAVLPAPAEGVSLAELQETTDRLLESGAEIHDLNAVRKHVSTLKGGGLARLAAPATVVGLVLSDVVGNDLGVIASGPTAPDETTYDDALDVLDRFDLDVPKSVRTRLARGSAGDVPETPKPGDPVFDRVTNHVLADTFTALDAAREVADERGYDPLVLSSRVRGEAREAAKTHVAVAEESLATGNPIAAPAVVLSGGECTVTVRGDGDGGPNLEFCLAAAAELPDEAVLASIDSDGKDGGTEVAGAVVDSSTVDAGDAHDALARNDALPVLREADALVESGATGTNVNDLRVVVVGEGV
- a CDS encoding winged helix-turn-helix domain-containing protein, with the translated sequence MAGLLPSTPDTSAADESSPRVIGLDDDEASDLLSALSSETARRVLAALHETPTNAADLAERVDTSLQNVQYHLRKLDDAGLVEVVDTVYSEKGREMKVYAPADRPLVVVAAGEETRTGLASMLSSLLGGVAVLGLLSAFVQWVATRGLGVLGGAGGAAESADAGTVSTMAAEAAPAAAQGIPPGLAFFAGGLVILLVIAAVQFARR
- a CDS encoding bifunctional nuclease family protein, which produces MKHRAVVRGIGVGVGEDGSNVPAVVLEARDEFLPIVITSDQAQAIQLGLSGEQFERPLTHDLLVEMVTEFGGAIDSIRIDDLSNGTFLAKVDAERYHDGEARTFVFDARPSDAIALAIRVDCPILVSDEVLDAAGQSPEAFDADFDE
- a CDS encoding acyl-CoA thioesterase encodes the protein MSESTATLDESRTEMTELLLPNDTNNLGRALGGAVLHWMDICGAIAAMRFSNRQCVTASMDHVDFISPIDLGEVAVMEAYVFNVGRTSVDVKVDVHAENPKTDELRKTTTSFLTFVALDDDGKPTPVPRLVCETDEEEELRAEAVAARADQLESVIERMEN